Proteins encoded by one window of Cannabis sativa cultivar Pink pepper isolate KNU-18-1 chromosome 4, ASM2916894v1, whole genome shotgun sequence:
- the LOC115713772 gene encoding B3 domain-containing protein LOC_Os12g40080-like, with protein MKLKQSKLLPELILFKNGWCYCSPSFLQDYSSTNSFEQQQIPKTFWVKYCGSSSSQVFLKLPCGSTWEVGLTISSDEKVWIEKGWDKFAQHCSLSCGDLLVFGYEGNSQFNVMVFDKSTVEKDYPFTPPNHSEDKYVDIDSSNENSDLSWFSKTRDNPPLPSSVPHKKRKTTPYPYGKSEESSVLRRMEPQNIIRKQMYLTGQKKAEALMRAKGFKSDDPFFIVLMQPSFVGASYSMVVPFSFAKNHLLSVSKHEDVILKVQDERIWPVRYYYRKYAGHSQFRFEWGWKAFARDNDLKVGDVCVFVKRQNIGIMLFEVVTFYKNGVPNSPVLPVANNTTPCVKVEPSFTSNNYDNASMISHDIIPKKEVIESSVNKSDKVCGESPEPENFIRNQELSEKEKAEAFKRIKDFNSEDPFFTVPMQPSFVGSKSKYCMGMPSLFAKKYLVGISNSPQDVILKVQDGRTWCVKYYVRPLGTSSKATIEGGWKAFVQDNELKVGDVCAFILRNSIGIISFEVVIFHGNGVATSCMLPIPGFGIVSEAASKFCSNNPYFEVKLRSSQLRGRPTLYIPMAIANPWFEKKAQIVTLWVGEEYWHVNLTVNKGSSSSGLEHRFSGGWRAFARDNSLQPNDVCIFELINKNKPEIKVTIFRQNGISQEYAVVIN; from the exons ATGAAATTAAAGCAAAGCAAGCTTTTGCCAGAGTTGATTTTGTTCAAGAATGGCTGGTGTTACTGTTCACCCTCATTTTTACAAGATTATTCTTCAACAAACTCTTTTGAACAACAA CAAATTCCAAAGACATTTTGGGTGAAATATTGTGGGTCTTCATCAAGTCAAGTATTTCTTAAGCTTCCATGTGGATCAACATGGGAGGTAGGGTTGACAATAAGTAGTGATGAAAAGGTATGGATAGAAAAGGGTTGGGATAAATTTGCACAGCACTGTTCTTTAAGCTGTGGAGATCTCCTAGTGTTTGGATATGAAGGGAATTCTCAGTTCAATGTTATGGTGTTTGACAAGAGTACTGTGGAGAAAGATTATCCTTTTACTCCTCCTAACCATTCTGAGGACAAGTATGTTGATATTGATTCTTCTAATGAAAATTCAGACTTGTCATGGTTTTCTAAAACCAGAGACAACCCTCCATTACCTAGCTCTGTGCCCCACAAGAAAAGGAAAACTACTCCTTATCCTTATGGTAAATCTGAAG AATCTTCTGTACTAAGGCGGATGGAACCTCAAAATATTATAAGAAAGCAAATGTACTTGACAGGACAAAAAAAGGCTGAAGCTCTTATGAGAGCTAAAGGCTTTAAGTCTGATGACCCATTTTTCATAGTTCTAATGCAACCATCGTTTGTTGGAGCTTCGTATAGTATG GTTGTACCATTTAGCTTTGCAAAAAATCACCTCCTAAGTGTCAGTAAGCATGAAGATGTGATCCTTAAGGTTCAGGATGAGCGGATTTGGCCTGTTAGGTACTATTATAGAAAGTATGCAGGGCATTCACAATTCAGATTCGAGTGGGGTTGGAAGGCCTTTGCTAGAGACAATGATTTGAAAGTAGGTGATGTTTGTGTCTTTGTTAAGAGACAGAACATTGGGATAATGTTATTTGAAGTTGTTACTTTTTATAAGAATGGAGTACCAAATTCCCCTGTGTTACCAG TTGCAAATAACACAACCCCTTGTGTGAAAGTTGAACCTTCTTTTACTAGCAATAATTATGATAATGCAAGTATGATTTCACATGACATAATTCCAAAGAAAGAAGTAATTGAATCTTCAGTTAACAAGTCAGATAAAGTATGTGGAGAATCTCCTGAACCTGAAAATTTTATAAGAAATCAGGAGTTGAGTGAAAAAGAAAAGGCTGAAGCTTTCAAGAGAATAAAAGATTTTAACTCTGAAGACCCCTTTTTCACTGTTCCCATGCAACCATCATTTGTTGGATCCAAATCCAAGTATTGTATG GGTATGCCATCTCTCTTTGCAAAAAAGTACCTTGTCGGGATCAGTAATAGTCCTCAAGATGTGATCCTTAAGGTTCAGGATGGGAGGACTTGGTGTGTAAAGTACTATGTAAGGCCACTAGGAACATCTTCGAAAGCCACAATCGAGGGTGGTTGGAAGGCATTTGTTCAAGACAATGAGCTGAAAGTAGGTGACGTTTGTGCCTTTATTTTGAGAAATAGCATTGGAATAATATCATTCGAAGTGGTTATTTTTCATGGCAATGGAGTAGCAACTTCCTGTATGTTACCAATACCAG GATTTGGCATAGTTTCTGAAGCAGCCAGCAAATTCTGCTCAAACAATCCTTACTTCGAAGTGAAATTGAGATCATCTCAACTGCGTGGACGTCCAACGCTG TATATTCCAATGGCTATTGCAAACCCTTGGTTCGAGAAAAAGGCACAAATTGTTACTCTTTGGGTTGGTGAGGAATATTGGCATGTGAATTTAACTGTTAATAAGGGATCATCATCTTCTGGATTAGAGCATAGGTTTTCTGGTGGATGGCGTGCATTTGCA